In one window of Bemisia tabaci chromosome 4, PGI_BMITA_v3 DNA:
- the LOC109031280 gene encoding uncharacterized protein, giving the protein MERPFLLLIFIVFRAGYVLDSMLQAQAMRPPGPPRPLPQDEFTDRRNFISEVLRNDQCAYEPRPWCRTETRQHVNRQGSLDCRFAMAAFKELPMAERSPCLNVVGSGCVEGECHWVVEYPPPMQAPPNRPAGRGNLRRMSSMRQPPVRVWRSLRYCTVAVGRPLGHLGSRM; this is encoded by the exons ATGGAGAGACCGTTCCTCTTGCTGATTTTCATAGTCTTTCGCGCTGGTTATGTTCTCGATTCCATGCTGCAGGCACAAGCTATGCGCCCCCCTGGTCCTCCCCGTCCACTACCGCag GATGAATTTACAGACCGTAGGAACTTCATTTCAGAGGTGCTACGGAATGACCAATGCGCATATGAGCCAAGACCCTGGTGTCGGACCGAAACCCGGCAACACGTGAACCGACAAGGGTCTCTTGATTGTCGGTTTGCAATGGCTGCCTTCAAGGAACTCCCAATGGCGGAGCGGAGCCCGTGTCTAAACGTCGTGGGTAGCGGGTGCGTTGAAGGAGAATGCCACTGGGTTGTGGAGTATCCGCCGCCGATGCAGGCGCCACCCAACCGCCCAGCCGGCCGCGGCAACCTCAGGCGGATGTCCTCCATGCGTCAACCACCCGTGAGAGTGTGGAGGAGCTTGCGATATTGCACTGTGGCCGTTGGCAGGCCACTCGGACATCTCGGCAGTAGGATGTAA